A window from Alkalicoccobacillus plakortidis encodes these proteins:
- a CDS encoding metal-dependent hydrolase codes for MNVSYHGHSVVKIETNGTTILIDPFITGNEKSDLKADEQKVDVILLTHGHGDHVGDTVELAKKNDALVIATFELANYLGWQGVKTQPMHIGGAHEFEFGKVKLTQAFHGSSVIDEESQQIIYTGMPAGILFTAEGKTIYHAGDTALFGDMKIIGERNNIDLAFLPIGDTLTMGPEDAIAAAEWLQAERVVPIHYNTFPGIEQNPEDFVAKLPSGVGHVMQVGDAITL; via the coding sequence ATGAATGTTAGTTATCATGGTCACTCTGTTGTAAAGATAGAGACAAATGGCACCACTATTTTAATTGATCCATTTATTACAGGAAACGAAAAATCAGACTTAAAAGCAGATGAACAAAAAGTTGATGTGATTCTGCTTACACATGGTCATGGCGACCATGTTGGCGATACTGTCGAGCTTGCGAAGAAAAATGATGCCCTGGTGATTGCGACATTTGAGCTTGCTAATTATCTTGGCTGGCAAGGTGTAAAAACTCAGCCAATGCATATTGGTGGAGCGCATGAGTTTGAATTTGGAAAAGTAAAATTAACTCAGGCATTTCACGGTTCGTCGGTCATTGATGAGGAATCGCAACAGATTATTTATACGGGCATGCCTGCAGGGATACTTTTTACTGCGGAAGGAAAAACGATTTATCACGCAGGTGACACGGCATTATTTGGCGATATGAAAATCATAGGCGAACGTAACAACATTGATTTAGCCTTTTTGCCAATTGGTGATACTTTAACAATGGGACCAGAGGATGCAATTGCGGCAGCTGAATGGCTACAAGCTGAAAGGGTAGTGCCTATACATTACAATACCTTCCCTGGAATTGAGCAAAATCCTGAAGACTTTGTTGCGAAGC